The nucleotide sequence ATAATAATTAATCAAAATCGAGAGATCGTTTCTGTTGCGACTACCCCGGCTAATGTACATGATGTAAAAATGCTAAAAGATGATCAATTTATAGCACATATAAAAGGTCTTTTGATAGGCGATAAGGGTTACATTATGTCATACAATGATAGCAAAAAATTGTCTCAGAAGGGTATTCAACTATTGGCTAAACAAAGGAAAAACATGGATCCTTATTTAAATCAATACTACAAAAAAGATTTACAGAAAAGAAAAGTTATTGAAACCATTTTTGGCTATCTCAAAACTCGCGTTTCTTTGCTTTTGATATATTTTTTTTGAGATTATTATTAATTTATTGACATGGATGTTTCGATTTGTACAGTATTTTCTTGTTATACTGAGTATCAATAATTACATTACTAGAGTGGATAT is from Candidatus Dependentiae bacterium and encodes:
- a CDS encoding transposase, whose translation is IIINQNREIVSVATTPANVHDVKMLKDDQFIAHIKGLLIGDKGYIMSYNDSKKLSQKGIQLLAKQRKNMDPYLNQYYKKDLQKRKVIETIFGYLKTRVSLLLIYFF